A window of the Tunturibacter empetritectus genome harbors these coding sequences:
- a CDS encoding DNA-formamidopyrimidine glycosylase gives MPELPEVETVANGVHARVHGQTIRSVWTSNKPQTFKSSPDEIVEALTGSRIDRVHRVGKTIVVDLSCSRENQKSAQFLVHLGMTGRLLVSTPDTPIPPHTHAILSLSSGKELRFVDARRFGRLSVVKAASPEGRYAGPGAEPLTIELEDFIALFRGRKTPIKAALLNQSLLHGVGNIYADESLFHAGIRPTRHAGRLTRAELTRLHAALIKVLTEAIKLGGSSVSDYVDADGVAGFFQLHHHAYSRTGQPCLTCGTPIKRIVLGGRSTHFCPTCQR, from the coding sequence ATGCCCGAACTTCCTGAGGTCGAAACCGTCGCGAACGGCGTTCACGCCAGAGTCCACGGCCAGACAATCCGTTCGGTCTGGACCAGCAACAAACCCCAAACCTTTAAATCTTCGCCCGACGAGATCGTCGAAGCTCTCACCGGCAGCCGCATCGACCGTGTCCACCGCGTCGGCAAAACCATCGTCGTCGATCTCAGTTGCTCCAGAGAGAATCAAAAATCAGCGCAGTTCCTCGTCCACCTCGGCATGACCGGCCGCCTGCTCGTCTCAACTCCAGACACACCGATTCCACCCCACACGCACGCGATCCTCTCTCTCAGCAGCGGAAAGGAGCTTCGCTTCGTCGATGCCCGACGCTTTGGCCGGCTTTCCGTTGTTAAAGCCGCAAGCCCCGAAGGACGATACGCCGGCCCAGGCGCCGAACCCCTCACCATCGAGCTTGAGGACTTCATCGCGCTCTTTCGTGGCCGCAAAACCCCGATCAAAGCCGCGCTGCTCAATCAGTCGCTGCTCCACGGTGTCGGTAATATCTACGCCGACGAGAGCCTCTTTCACGCCGGCATTCGCCCCACACGTCACGCTGGCCGCCTCACCCGCGCCGAACTGACGCGCCTCCACGCAGCGTTGATTAAAGTACTCACCGAGGCGATCAAGCTTGGTGGATCGTCCGTCTCAGACTACGTCGACGCCGACGGAGTCGCAGGCTTCTTTCAGCTGCACCATCACGCCTACTCGCGCACCGGCCAGCCGTGTCTTACCTGCGGAACGCCCATCAAGCGCATCGTCCTCGGCGGCCGTAGCACCCACTTCTGCCCCACCTGCCAGAGATAG
- a CDS encoding ROK family protein: MAKTVGVILSERISAGLVVDHKLVGPVRRFPEDHDDEDALVEQHTEALVETIANQVLLAADGARDFTAIGVALPGLVKDGVVAEAPNLPQLKGAKIQELLVAQMRNHGLDVTVTAVNDADGMAAGLASMHGKLDSMIRVWTLGVGIGYGRYPFAPGVWEGGHTVVTLDEKERFCGCGGRGHMEGIMGHRAMRLRFLDMEPEEVFEAAKQGDARCVDFKRLWHKALAAASATTIHMAGPGKIFLSGFNTRFLDMSMLKDYLQQMVKMSPLQGYSLEIVDDTPEVRVIGAAVSAELAAGR; this comes from the coding sequence ATGGCAAAGACAGTTGGGGTAATACTTTCGGAGCGGATCTCGGCCGGATTGGTCGTGGATCACAAGCTTGTAGGACCGGTACGCCGTTTTCCTGAAGATCATGACGACGAAGATGCGTTGGTGGAGCAACACACCGAAGCTTTGGTGGAGACGATCGCAAATCAGGTGCTCCTGGCTGCTGATGGAGCGAGGGACTTTACGGCGATCGGCGTGGCGTTGCCAGGGCTGGTGAAGGATGGCGTGGTGGCAGAGGCGCCGAACCTGCCGCAGCTGAAGGGCGCGAAGATTCAGGAGTTGCTGGTTGCCCAGATGCGCAACCATGGGCTCGACGTGACCGTGACGGCGGTGAACGATGCTGATGGAATGGCTGCGGGGCTGGCTTCGATGCACGGCAAGCTGGACAGCATGATCCGGGTCTGGACGCTGGGCGTTGGTATCGGCTATGGGCGGTATCCCTTCGCTCCGGGCGTGTGGGAGGGCGGCCACACGGTGGTGACGCTCGACGAGAAAGAGCGCTTCTGCGGATGCGGCGGGCGCGGGCATATGGAGGGGATCATGGGGCATCGTGCGATGCGTCTGCGCTTCCTGGACATGGAGCCGGAGGAGGTCTTCGAGGCGGCAAAACAGGGCGATGCCCGCTGTGTGGACTTCAAGCGGCTCTGGCACAAGGCCCTGGCTGCAGCGTCGGCGACCACGATTCACATGGCTGGGCCTGGGAAGATCTTTCTCTCCGGGTTCAATACGCGGTTTCTCGATATGTCCATGCTGAAGGACTATCTGCAACAGATGGTGAAGATGAGTCCGCTGCAGGGGTATTCGCTGGAGATCGTCGACGATACGCCAGAGGTGCGGGTGATCGGCGCTGCTGTCTCGGCGGAACTTGCCGCGGGCCGGTAA
- the sthA gene encoding Si-specific NAD(P)(+) transhydrogenase: MSSVYDLIVIGSGPAGQRAAIYASKLGKKVALVEMREVVGGACISTGTIPSKTMREAVLHLSGYNYKSIYGMNYRVKERITMADLAFRVQHVIKTEIDVTEAQLSRNNIEMLVGVASFEDATHIKVTNSRGSTVYEATNILIGTGTKPASSPKVPINGRSIINSDLVLELVNLPKTMIIVGGGVIGVEYTCMFSALGVRVTLIERRPRLLEFADQEIIEALSYHLRDSRVTMRLNEEVESVEEMPDGTVVANLESKKKVQGDALLYAVGRQGNVDELNLVAVGIESDSRGRIPVDKDFRTKVPTIFAVGDVIGFPSLASVSMEQGRVAAARAFGDEKILSNPGLYPYGIYTIPEISFIGKTEEQLTEEDVPYEVGVAYYREIARGQIRGDTTGRLKIIFHRMNHLILGVHIIGEGASELLHIGQAVMALGGTLDYFVDTVFNYPTLAECYKVAAFNGLNRVSKFE; this comes from the coding sequence ATGAGTAGTGTTTACGATCTGATTGTCATCGGGTCCGGACCAGCCGGGCAGCGCGCTGCAATTTACGCCTCGAAGCTGGGCAAAAAGGTCGCATTGGTGGAGATGCGGGAGGTCGTTGGGGGCGCCTGCATCAGCACCGGCACCATCCCTTCAAAGACCATGCGCGAGGCGGTTCTTCACCTCTCCGGATACAACTACAAGTCCATCTACGGGATGAACTACCGGGTGAAGGAACGGATCACGATGGCGGACCTGGCGTTCCGGGTGCAGCATGTGATCAAGACCGAGATCGACGTGACCGAGGCGCAGCTTTCGCGCAACAACATCGAGATGCTGGTAGGCGTGGCGAGCTTTGAAGATGCGACCCACATCAAGGTGACCAACTCGCGCGGTTCGACGGTGTATGAGGCGACCAACATTCTGATTGGTACCGGGACCAAGCCGGCGTCATCACCGAAGGTGCCGATCAACGGGCGCAGCATCATCAACTCGGACCTGGTGCTGGAGCTGGTGAACCTGCCGAAGACGATGATTATCGTGGGCGGCGGCGTGATCGGGGTGGAGTACACGTGTATGTTCTCAGCCCTCGGGGTGCGGGTAACGCTGATTGAGCGGAGGCCGCGTCTGCTGGAGTTTGCCGACCAGGAGATCATCGAGGCGCTGAGCTACCATCTGCGGGACTCGCGGGTGACGATGCGGCTGAATGAAGAGGTGGAGTCGGTGGAGGAGATGCCGGACGGAACCGTCGTGGCAAATCTCGAGAGCAAGAAAAAAGTTCAGGGCGATGCGCTGCTGTACGCGGTCGGCCGCCAGGGCAATGTGGACGAGCTGAACCTGGTTGCGGTGGGGATCGAGTCGGACTCACGCGGACGCATCCCGGTGGATAAGGACTTCAGGACGAAGGTGCCGACGATCTTTGCCGTGGGCGACGTGATTGGGTTTCCGTCGCTGGCTTCTGTCTCGATGGAGCAGGGGCGCGTGGCGGCGGCGCGGGCGTTTGGGGATGAGAAGATCCTGTCGAACCCAGGGCTTTATCCGTATGGGATCTATACGATTCCGGAGATCAGCTTTATCGGCAAGACCGAGGAGCAGCTGACCGAAGAGGATGTTCCTTACGAGGTGGGCGTGGCCTACTATCGCGAGATTGCACGCGGCCAGATTCGCGGCGATACGACGGGCCGGCTCAAGATCATCTTTCACCGGATGAACCACTTGATCCTTGGGGTGCACATCATCGGCGAGGGTGCGAGCGAGCTGCTGCACATCGGCCAGGCTGTGATGGCGCTGGGCGGAACGCTGGATTATTTCGTGGATACGGTCTTCAACTATCCAACTCTCGCGGAATGTTATAAAGTTGCGGCTTTCAACGGGTTGAACCGCGTCAGTAAATTTGAGTAG
- a CDS encoding thiamine phosphate synthase, which produces MAPYTDFTMLRYAITSRALYPGSEQEKQTALLAEAARWIADGIDFIQLREKDLPAATLANLARNLLEMTALAVSPTRLLVNSRPDIALASGAHGVHLTASPDELAPCQIRDLFLSARATKPLITLSCHNLVEVHRAHPHQVDAILFAPVFEKPLADGEDLPGQGLDQLRAACLAAAPIPVFALGGVTAENTPECLKAGAAGVAGIRLFHRVPHKES; this is translated from the coding sequence TTGGCACCATACACTGATTTCACCATGCTCCGCTACGCCATCACAAGCCGCGCGCTCTACCCCGGCAGCGAGCAGGAAAAACAAACCGCACTCCTCGCCGAAGCCGCCCGATGGATCGCCGATGGCATCGACTTTATCCAGCTGAGAGAAAAAGACCTTCCCGCCGCCACGCTCGCGAACCTCGCCCGTAACCTGCTGGAGATGACAGCCCTCGCCGTCAGCCCGACGCGCCTGCTCGTCAACTCCCGCCCCGACATCGCCCTCGCAAGCGGAGCCCACGGGGTCCATCTCACCGCCTCGCCAGACGAGCTAGCCCCCTGCCAGATCCGCGACCTCTTCCTCTCCGCCCGCGCAACCAAACCCCTGATTACGCTCTCCTGCCACAACCTCGTCGAGGTCCACCGCGCCCATCCCCACCAGGTCGACGCGATCCTGTTTGCCCCCGTCTTCGAGAAGCCCCTCGCCGACGGCGAAGACCTCCCCGGCCAGGGCCTCGATCAGCTCCGCGCCGCCTGCCTCGCCGCAGCCCCCATCCCGGTCTTCGCCCTTGGCGGAGTCACCGCCGAAAACACTCCCGAATGTCTCAAGGCAGGCGCAGCCGGAGTCGCCGGCATCCGCCTCTTCCATCGCGTTCCCCATAAAGAAAGCTGA